In Nitrospirota bacterium, the genomic stretch ACGGTACCGATCCCGAATATCGCCATGATCAGCATCCCGGAGATAAAACCGCCGCTTGCCGCGGCATTCATGAAGATCGGGTAAAGCAGGCCGCAGGGGAGGAACCCGAGCAGCAGACCGAGCAGAAATGTGCTCCACACGCTTTCGAGAGCGAGTATTCGGTGAAGCGTTTGTCGGAAGGCGGAGGTACCGGTGATCCCGTTCTCTTCAAAGAGTCCCCTCTTCCCGAGGACCCCGGCGATATTCAAACCCATCAGGACCATGAATGATCCCGCGATCAGCAGCACCGCGCCGGGAATTCCTCGGTGTTCGCCGATGTACGCGAAGAACGATCCGACTGAACCGAGAATGCCGCCGAGCAAAGAGTAGGTCGTTATTCTGCCGAGGTTGTAAAGGATATGATAGGGCAAGGTCGGCTTCGTCGCCGGTTTTTTAAGCGAATACATGGCCACAAAACCGCCGCACATCCCGATGCAGTGCATGCTGCCGAGAAGTCCGATGAAGAAGATCTCTATGAAATTGGACATGATTTGCTCAGCTTGATCAGCGGTATATATCTGGCGGCAAGATTTATAAGAGATTTGATATCATTTTAATTAACATTAACAGATATACACGAACGCGTCAACCTGTTCGTTGGCACTACCTTACCCTCGTATTTTTAATTGCGCACATCCATGGCCACGATCCCCATTTCTGGCGTTAGAAACCGGAGTG encodes the following:
- a CDS encoding sulfite exporter TauE/SafE family protein; the encoded protein is MSNFIEIFFIGLLGSMHCIGMCGGFVAMYSLKKPATKPTLPYHILYNLGRITTYSLLGGILGSVGSFFAYIGEHRGIPGAVLLIAGSFMVLMGLNIAGVLGKRGLFEENGITGTSAFRQTLHRILALESVWSTFLLGLLLGFLPCGLLYPIFMNAAASGGFISGMLIMAIFGIGTVPAMMSFGLLMTRLRPHIKQALYRAAAVLIVILGLQTFLRGMAFNGWIPMGRFW